AAGGAATTAGGCTTACGGTTAGGCAGGAAAAGCACATTACTTCGAGAACTGCTTACCTCTTTACGAATTAGCTGCGCTCCGCTCGGGCTTCTCTAGCTATAACCGAAGCCCTTCCCGCGCTTCGCTCTGTCGGTCCTTCATTGCCTTCTCTTCCTCCTTTAGGCCCTGCGCTTACTGGAGCTCCTCTAGCTATAGACGGAGCTCCCCCTCGCTTGCTCATGAGAAAGAGGCCCTAGGAGCATTTCTCAATAAATAAAGAAAAAATTCCATTTCCCCGCCTACAGATAGAATACCAGGCTTAGCTAGCCTATCGGGCTATAACCCTATAGGAGAAGACGCAAGAGGAAGCTGCTGAAGCTATCATCTTCGTTTTCTCGTCTGCGTCTGCTCACTACTAGCTACTCAGATAGCAATCCAACAAACTAGGAAAGCTAGTATAGCCCTAGAGGAGAACCAGGGCAGATGATACAAACTAGCTTCGGCTGCGGCTGATACTAGAGAAGTACCTGGATAAAGACAGAGAGAGAAGATGCAAAGACTAAAGTGGATAAGACAGCGTCTGCTCCTCTATAACAACCTAACCACTAGCTACCTAGCTACAAGAAGAGAGCTACGAGCTAATAGCTAATAGGATAGGAAGCTACCTAAAAACCGGAAAGAAGAGCTACCAGCTAGCTACTAGAAAGGCAGGAAAGAGATGGCTACATCTAATAGGTTATATGGCATTCCATAGTCTTCGACCACCCTTAGGAACTTCTATTAAAGAAAGAAACCTTAGAGCGCTAGCAGGCAAGTAAAGGAAGTCAAGCTCGGAAGCATTAGACGCAAGGATGCCTCACTCATTAGTTCAAGCTAAACAAAATTGCAATCTCATTCCTTGCTTCTCTGGCGCGGTAGGAGCTTTCTTTTCTGTTTTTTTGCTATCGCGCAGTGTTCCTTTCTTATAGAGAGAAATGCGCTTTCACATCTTCTTAACCCGAAATGGCTGAGGAGAGGATGGACATACGAAGAGCCCTCCGCGAGAGCTTCCTTTGATAGAAGGACTCGGTGAGCGTCCTTCAATGCTTGCTTTGTTAGTTGTTTAGCCTACTTCATAGGTGTTGAGTGGTGGCAGGATTCTTTTCTCATAGACCGTAACCGTCATGGATTCTCCTTCTGGTAAAGACAGAGAAGCTGCGAGACTGAAAGAAAGGAAAGGGGTGACTTTTCGGCGTCAGAGAAAGCAGAACCAGACTGCCAACGATCTGACGATAGAGAGTCTTCACCTTGTAGACTAACTTTCAGCTAATGGGAATCTTTGTCTTTCCCTCTGTCTTTCTAGTCATAGGGGATGGGATTGGGTGTCCGAGTACCGATGTACAACTAAGTAGATGTCTCACGGGCGAAGGAATAGAGTAAGGCTCCACCTTCGTTCTAGTCTTGACTTGAGGGCGGTTGCCGCTTTCTTTCCTGCAAACGGAGGGCGCCGTTCGCCCCACACTTCAGAAAGAGTACAACAATAAGGATAAGATGAATGCAAGAGATAGAAAGGCCTGCTGACCCTATCCTTCTTCCATACTCACAGCGAGTCCATTGTGCTTACGAACGAGTGGAGCATCTTCAATGCGAGTTGTGCGTGGAGTTTCGCCTAAACAGTTAAATAGTGGCGTTTGTTGTTTTCGAGTTCCCCCTGCCTTCGGAAAGGATACTCCTAATGGTACCTTAGTTCTCCATAGGCGTCTGAAGGGGGAGTGGGGTGAAGGCATTCTCTTGGGAGAAGCCCACCAGCTTACTATACTAAGAGAAGAGGGCGCTATTTAACAGTGGTAGGGGAAGTCGTCCCGAAGCGCAACCAGACTCTTGTTCTTCCTCTTCAGCGGCCAAAGCAATAAGCAGTAGTTTTCGGTTCGTTTTTAGTTGAGTTCCTTTCTACAGGGACGCCCACGCAGCGGGGATATGGGGGTAAACGGGGGGCAGACAAAGCAACAGGGGGTAAGTCCGCTAAGTCCAGCTAGTCCAAGCAATTCTGCAGTAACTTCACTTCCTCCTGCGGAGGACTAAGGGATATATTTACTCACACAGCCGGAAAGGGTCAACAACAAAGTGGAGTACGGGGGGGGATCCATAACGGACTACTCGCTTACCGGAATAGCCGGGGGGACTGCTTACCCTAAACGCTTATCCCTTACGGACGACTCTCCTTTGCGCGGAGAAACAGAGACCGAAGAAGAAAAGGAGGTTTTTATTCGTCGAGGCATCTGCTCCGCCTGCCACTCACCTTGGAAGCATCCGGGGGGATATAGCTCAGTTGGTAGAGTTCCGCTCTTGCAATTGGGTTGTTGCGATTACGGGTAAAAAAATCCATCCTGGACCAAGCAAGGAGCCTTCTAGGCCAACAACTCTCATCTCAGTAGGTGTTTTCGGCATCTCAGCGGATCTGATGGTTCTAGGAAAATCATTGAATAAGGTATTCACTTCGTTCAGTCGGTATATTCGTATATCCCTCTCCCGAGGTAGCTACTATATGTATTCGTGCTTCTTATCTTAAGTCAGATGTTGGAAGGGGAAGCTCCCCATAATATGAATACTCTTTCAGTCAAGTAATACCCCTTAGTCTTTATTATAGTATAGCTGAGTAGCTAAGAGCTTCTGGTAATTTAAAAACAAACGTAGGGGTCGAGTTGTTTTGCGTTAATGGGGCTTTGAGGGGCGCGTCTTCTGTTTCCCTTATCAAGCAAGCCACACCTAATCGCCCTTGATGCCATCTTGGCGGTATCGGTGTCCAGTCCCCCTATTAGAAAATTTCAGTCAGCGGGTAAAAAAACTTCTTAGAAAAAACGCCTGCAAGTAGGTTGAGAACTACACGAGCTCTTTTGACAGAAAAGCAGAAACGTCCTTCGTCCTCCACTCGCCGAAGACTATGGGGATCTGGGATTTGAGAACACTGACTGACGGCACTCAATTGACGGGACTTCGAGGCGGGTATTTGACGGTATACCTATACCGACGGAACGAAGGCACGAGCCCCTACTAATAATCGAAGGGGACGGAGACCACAGCTCGATGCGAGTACGAACTGAACTATACCACAAGGCTATAAGCGTCGAGAGCCGAGCTCAAGGAGCTCTCTCGAACAGGGAACTCGAAAGCCTAACGCGAGGGTTCCAAACCTCACCTCAAAACCTAGAAAGAAAAAAGCCAGAAACCTCCGAAGAGGAGCTATTTAAGCTCTTAAGCCGAGGAGCGGAGTTTCAACTCGAAAGCCGGCCCGACCCGAAGCGAAGCAGAGTGAACTATCTAAAAAGCCCAGGACAGGAGCTATTACGACTCGAGCAGGAAGTAGAATTCCTATATCCAAAGCGAAACCTTTACCTAGGCTAGGCCTAGGCCAGGGAATCAGAAACCAACTCTGCTTGAGTCATCAGAGGAGCTATTCCTGCATTTGTTGACTCTCGAGCTTCACGCAAACACAATGGCGTCGGTGCGATGTAAAACACATCACATCAGCAAGGGATTGGGATTGCTGTGGGAATTCACTAATGGTTGTGAATGTATTCAATGATTTACCAATAAAAACCGGTTTATAACAACAACAACTGAGATGCCAGGTGCGGCTCAGAGAAGAGGATCATGACATATGATGCTGTAGCAGCAGCCGTAGCACGGGGAACCAAAAATAGGCTATTCCTCTCTCGGTACAGCTCATTTTAGAAGGCAGACAGAGGTTGCCCTAGAGAGGGCGACGAGTTTGGGTACCTCTGTGGGCGGATAGGCTATAGCGGACCTATCGGCCTACAATAGGATAGAAGATAGAGGTTTTGAACCCTTTTCGGACATAGCTGCAATTGACACTGTAGTTGAAGTTCTCGGTCCTTTGAAGATTGGGCAAACGTTTTTTCTAAGCACATCAAAATATTACGAGACGTTCTTAGTCCAACGACAAGACTAAGAACGTCTTCGGTCATGGTGCCCATCATTCCACTTTTGAGTAGTGGGTCTGTTCTTCCCCAGGTGACGTACTCAGGGTTCATTATCTCACCTTTGTCATCAGTCTCAAGAAACTCCTTTGTTTGGTTCTTTTCCAGTTCCATCAACGAAACTGAGAAGATCTTGTGCTTCAATAAAAGACATTCTCTTAGTTTTCCAAAGTAGGTAGTTCGTCTGTGTCCATAAAATGGAAAAAAAAATTTCGATGGACGGGATACTAACTAAGTGCTGAGGAGAAGGATACAGACACAGCGGTGGACAGCGCCAAAGAGAAAACACGTAACAAGGTATTCAGACCACACTTCACACGAACCAACTGAACGTTTCCCAAGAGCTAGTGCTCTGATACCATGAAAGAGAGAGTTGAAAATACTTTGAGCAGATTGGATTGGGTGAAGGATGTTTATATCAATGTGAGAGAGAGATCCTCTGTTTAAATAGAATACAAGGCCCCTTGGGCGTTACACATGGAGTAATAAAATGAGAGTTACATAAGTAATCAAAGTGATTATTAGCTCCTATCTTTCTAGAGACATATGGAAAATGGCCCAATCCTTGAGTCTGTTTTCCTTTAATGGATCTGGTGGGGGGGAGAAGGAAAGGAAAGATTCAATCCAGCCCATAGGGTTTTGTTTTCCCTATGGCTACCTTGTTGCGAACGAAAGCCCCCCGGATCGCGGCGGACCAAGTCAAAGATCAAGTGCGCGTTCATGTAAGACTCCCAATTAGAAAAATGACTATGTTTTCGTACAAAGTGGAGCAGGTTTTTTAGGGAGTCCACATCCGCACTAGGAAAATTAAAAAGTAATCCTTCTGGGCAATCTCATGTGCTGCTTCGAGAAAGGCGAAGTCCCCCCACCCTCTTGAGCAAAATCGACCGAAAAAGCCCATACCTTTACAATACCGCTCGCAGTATTTCTTGAGGAGTAGGGCAAAAGCTTTACGAATTTTCTTTCGTAGACGTTATCTTTCCGAATCATTGTTGTTCGAAACGCCGGACTCGGCTGGCCCGCGCGGAGCCGGGGGACCGTTGGCGCCAATCCGTTGCCCTTGCTGCCCCTCCATATATAACTTTCGAACCCACCCACAGGCGAGCCATAAAACGCGAAAAAGAAAAATGGAACCAATGCTACTAAAATAACCAAAATCAGAATGAGGAAGAAAAAGATATCGTGATGTAAGTCTATTATCTCATTCAGTTTTAAATTCGTGTAAAAGTTGGAAATTCTACTTTCTAATAGAGTAGTTAGTTCCGCAGCTCTGGGATAAAATTCCATAATTCAATTAAAGATCGAGAAAAGGGAGAATGCCGCTGCTGATAGATCCCGCCCAGATCAAGGGCGGTCTCTTTTATCTTTTAGAAACAAAAGAGCGAAAGTAGGGGCTATTGCGGCCCTCGCTCTCAAGACTGTCGAAGATAGCATTGAGACTTTTCAATGAATACCTCGACTGACCGAGAAAAACAAGTTCCAGAGGCATCTTCCATTCATATCGATTTGGGTTTTTCCGCACCATATTTTGATCTGCCTCTTCTTCGATCCGGAATTCCCAGCAAATCTTTGACTCCTCGAATACAATGGGATTTCACACCTGGCAAATCTTTCACTCTACCCCCTCTAATTAACACCATAGAATGTTCCTGCGAATTATGACCTTCGCCCGGAATGTGAGCAAATATATCATGTCGATTGCTCAACCGTACCTTGGCTATCTTACGTGGAGCTGAATTAGGTTTTTTTGGTGTTCTCGTTGAAACACGCGGGCGTACTCCTTGCTTCTGGGGACATTGATCCGAAGCTCGAGTACGGTCCGTGCGCCGTTTTTCTTCTCTACCATGACGAATCAATTGATTTAATGTAGGCATCACTCTTTCTTTTGTCCTTCCCCCCGATTGATTTTTGCCCTATCACTAGTGATTACTCCCGATCCGAAGCACCCCTTTTCCATTCATAGAGAGATCCAATCGTCAAAATCAATAAAAAGGCCATCATAGACCAAGAGCCAAACGGATCAATCTTGTTGAGAGGTACTGCCCAAGGAAAGGAAAAGGTTACTTCCGGATCAAGGATAATAAATAAAATTGAAACAAGATAAAATCGTATATCGAAACGACTTCTGGCATCACCGGAAGGATCGAAACCACATTCGTAGGCCGACAATTTTTCTGGATAGGTTGAACTATTGGAAGCAAATGGAAAAGGAACACCGAGTGGGATCAAAGAAACTAGCGAACTGATCACTAAATAGATACAAATAGGTGCAAATTCTGACATCAACACAGCCCACTTGGTTCTTTCGCTCCTTGCTCGCGGAGCGGCATACCGAAAAAAGAAAGAAGAAAATACAGAGCAGAGACAAAAGAAATTAGAGGGAGAGATCATAGTTCCGAATGGCCCTTAAGACCTCCCTCTTACCTGTCTTTTAAAGAAGACGCCCTTGCCACTCCTTGCGGAGTTGCATCTCCGTACCCCCAGTCCCCTTCAGGACGCGGAAATTCTCGAGAGTTTCCCGAAAGTAGGGGCTGTGCCTCCCGTCCCGCTCGAGACTTTGGCGGATATCATCCATCTTTTCCCCGCCATGGGTTTCCACCAACATATCCACCAAGTTTTCCGCCTGAAACCCCCCTTCCCATGCTGCCTGCCAACGACAACTGGTACTTTCGGGGCATCAACAGAGATCCCTTTCCTAGTATATTATGTTACTAGAGCTTTCATCCCTCCCACCTAGCCGCTCATTTTTCTTTTCAAATAAGAAAAAGCGGGTGACTGTACTCCGCCGCCCTCAGTCAGATTGGTTAAAAGGGTATAGAGTTCCTCTAAGGAGGGTTCTCCCGTGGCGGTACGCGGATTGTCGAGGGCCCGAGCTCCCCGCCCCATCCAATCTCCCGTTGGATCAAGACCCGCCATTACCCTTATAATCTCAACCTTGACCTCGAAGAGGTCTTCGGCTTGAATACGGGAGAATTCTATGTCCTCGTATGAAGAAGAATTGTATTTCGCCAAAAGGCGACCCCAGATGGAGTTAACCGAATCCCCCCCTATCATTTCATCCGGTTGATATTGATAGGGGACTATTGGGGGGGCCCGATTAGAGGGACCAGCTTCCTCCCCCCGGGAAGGGACTGGATTAGCGGGAAGCGCAGGCCTTGCTTCCGGTTTATTCACGGAACCACTATCTATGTCGGTTTCGGGAAAAGGCTCCATTAGCACCTGCTCCTCGAAGGAGGTCTTCCCCGTCCACGAGGTCGAGCCTTCCGAGCCGGAAGGGTCCGGAAGAGGAAGTGCTTGCCCTCCTCCCACACTCAAAATGAAAGAGAAAGGATAACCCAAAGGAAGACCTAAGCAAGAAAATAAATAGATGCGGAGAAAAAAGGAAAAAAAAGAGATGAAAAATAGAATGGATAAATACAAAATAAAGACAAGTAGAAAGCCGTACTTTTTTTTCAACTGCAAACAATAACGCCGAAAGAAAAATAGAAAGCCTAAAATAACGACTCCAAAAAGCACGAGATTTCGGCCCGTGGTCATTATAGCGGTTCCTTCTGATCCTAGAAAACTTCCTAAATACCCTGCTGCGGAACTACTGAGAAGGGGAAAAAGAATATGATAGAGGCGGGGAGGAATCATGTCGGATTCTTTCTGAAAGTCGATCCATTACGACCTGCGCGGTTGTTCGTATTTCATTTTCTTCTTCCAAGCCTTAGAAAGCACTCACTGAGTTACTTACGGAATACCAAATAGAACACTGTGCACTGACCAAAGTTGCTCGAGTTTACCTGCCAATGCTTTTTTTTCTATCTTGTATTAGCAATACCGAACACCAACGCAATCTCTATTTTAAAAAGAATAACCCAACTCGAGACCTACGCTTCAATACTACTCACTTACGAAAGGATACATGAAGGAAGAAATATACTTTGATAAATTAAATTAGTTACGTTACTACCACGTTCCTTCTTATGGTTGTTTACCTAAGTCGTTTTGGGGTCACCCCGAATCCGAAGGTTACGTGGCGCTATCACTTTTGAACGATTAGGATTGCTGATTGCCGTTCTCCAGCGCGTTTCTTCCTGTTGACTCTCTTCATAGCATAGCCTTGTTACATTAAAAGTAAAAGATCAGTTCTCTTCTTCCCTTTAGTTATTGTTTTTTTTTTTCGTTACAAAATGGGTTATTGGTCGGATAGATCTCAACCACTATTATAGACTAAGATTTCTCTAGGCATAGCAAGCTTTTCTATCTATAGAGATAGTCACATGTAATGACAGATCACAGCTATATTCAAGTAGTAAACTACCTGTCCTCTAGCAAGCAAGTAAGCCAACTACCTTATCTCATTAGCGAAGCTAGAGTACATGAGTAGACTGCTTTCTTAGTTATCAAATTGAAATGATAAATTTTTCTCCCGCTTTGCTGCTCTTCAAGTTAGAGAGGGACTTAGACCATGCGGGGACCGGCTTGGAGCAATCAAGCTCAAAGAGCACTACTGGGCGGAGCTTCTCAATCCAATTCCTTCATAATCCAGTGAGAGAAAGAAGAGACACAGACAAGATGCTGACTGCTTATCTTACGCAATTTGCGGGAAAAAACCGTTCTTAGAAGTAGTTTTCACCTGATCGATCGGATGTCTTAGCCAGAAAGCAAGACTTTCCTCCTGCCTTCTCCTAGGGTGGGAAAGTCACTCTAAAAGCACTGGTTCCAGTTAAAGCGTAGAATACAAGGAAATAGGTAAGCTCAACAAACAATCAAGTCAGCCAGGTCGGGTTCGCCTTCCCCTTTTGCCTTCTTCTTATGATGTAGTTGTAGAGGAAGCAGCCACTACACTAGAGATTTGAACATAAAAGGACTTTACCTGGAATTTCTTTAGGATTTCTTTACCTTCTTTACCAAAGGGTAGTTATTTTAGGCAGTGGATGGTACAACGCAAAAATAAGGCTTTGAGACCTAAGAACTCCATTTCATAAGAGAATATGCCAGATTGAATGTCAATGCTCTCATTTCTTCCGCGATACAATATCTAAAATACAATCTCACATGTCGGTTAACCAAGGATATACCACTTGAGGGAGGGCAAAATCAATCAGATTCTGACCTGAAAAGAATGAATTTTTCTTGAACTTCTAGGCTGACATTACATGAATGACTCTTTCCTAACCTAAAATGCCTTTTGTTTGCCTTAAACGTCAACTTCTGCCGGTCTAGTCATTGCTTTTTATTTTCTCTTTGATTGGGCTTTTGCCGAAGCTTTGGCGGGCCCTTGAATCTATAAATAGAAGGGCTACGGGTCATCGCAGGAACTAAACTCCCGAAGACCTCATCCATAAGTCTTTGATTCCTTCCAGACTCGTATAGGAACCCGTCACCCCACGAAATGAAAAGAGATGGCGGTTCCTCGGCCTTTCCCCATTCCGCTTCTGAACCTGGGTTGGGAAAGCTGCTTCACTTCGTGCCTCTGCCCTTGAATCCTCTCATTGCTCAAGTCAGTACCCCGGCAAGTAGGTAGTAAGGTCTTTCAAAGCAGTGGATTGAATAAGGCATGTCATCGGTTTACTGTTTCATTTAAAAGGCTACTCGTTCGACGAGCCTTTTTTTATTTTTTTTTTTTTCTTGTTTTCCATCATTGCTTAAGTGCCATAGGTTTGATCCTGTAGAATCTGACTCATTTTATCATTGAGCGAAAGGTACGAAATAAATCAGATTGATTTTTCGATCAAAAGTACTATGTTATGTGAAATCTTCGGTTTTTTTCTCTTTCTCTATCCCTATCCCGTAGGTACAGCGTTTGAATCAATAGAGAACCTTTTCTTCTGTATAAATGTATCTGTATAAATCGATATTATTACATTCCAATTCCTTCCCGATACCTCCCAAGGAAAATCCCGAATTGGATCCCAAATTGACGGGTTAGTGTGAGCTTATCCATGCGGTTATGCACTCTTCGAATAGGAATCCATTTTCTGAAAGATCCTGGCTTTCGTGCTTTGGTGGGTCTCCGAGATCCTTTCGATGACCTATGTTGTGTTGAAGGGATATCTATATGATCCGATCGATTGCGTAAAGCCCGCGGTAGCAACGGAACCGGGGAAAGTATACAGAAAAGACAGTTCTTTTCTATTATATTAGCATTTTCTATTATATTAGTATTAGATTAGTATTAGTTAGTGATCTCGGCTCAGTGAGTCCTTTCTTCCATGATGAACTGTTGGCACCAGTCCTACATTTTGTCTCTGTGGACCGAGGAGAAAGGGGGTTCAGCGGGAAGAGGATTGTAACATGAGAGAAGCAAGGGGGTCAACCTCTTTCAAATATACAACATGGATTCTGGCAATGCAATGTAGTTGGACTCTCATGTCGATCCGAATGAATCATCCTTTCCACGGAGGGAAATCTTTGCCTGCTAGGCAAGAGGATAGCAAGTTACAAATTCTGGCTCGGTAGGACATGTATTTCTATTACTATGAAATTCATAAATGAAGTAGTTAATGGTGGGGTTACCATTATCCTTTTTGTAGTGACGAATCTTGGAATGCGTTCCTAAGAAAAGGAATTTGTACATTTTTCGGGGTCTCGAAGGGGCGTGGAAACACATAAGAACTCTTGAATGGAAATGGAAAAGAGATGTAACTCCAGTTCCTTCGGAAATGGTAAGATCTTTGGCGCAAGAAGAAGGAGTTGATCCGTATCATCTTGACTTGGTTCTGATTTCTCTATTTTTTTTAAGAATACCGAGTCGGGCTCTTCTCCTACCCGTATCGAATAGAACATGCTGAGCCAAATCTTCTTCATGTAAAACCTGCTTGCTTTATTTAGATCGGGAAAATCGTACGGTTTTATGAAACCATGTGCTATGGCTCGAATCCGTAGTCAATCCTATTTCCGATAGGAACAGTTGACAATTGAATCCAATTTTTCCCATTATTTTCGTATCCGTAATAGTGCGAAAAGAAGGCCCGACTCCAAGTTGTTCAAGAATAGTGGCGTTGAGTTTCTCGACCCTTTGCCTTAGGATTAGTCAGTTCTATTTGCCTTAGGATTAGTCAGTTCTATTTCTCTCGATGGGGGGCAAGGGAAGGGATATAACTCAGCGGTAGAGTGTCACCTTGACGTGGTGGAAGTCATCAGTTCGAGCCTGATTATCCCTAAACCCGATTATCCCTAAACCCAATGTGAGTTTTTCTATTTTTACTTGCCCCCCCGCCGTGATCGAATGAGAATGGATAAGAGGCTCGTGGGATTGACGTGAGGGGGTAGGGATGGCTATATTTCTGGGACTCGAACCTCCACGCTCTTTTGAAGCTTAATACTCTCATCTAAGAGAAAGAGTTTCCCAAAGGGCTTTTATCTTAGAGCCCGCCTAAAACAAGATGAGAATGAGAAAAAGGGAGGCATAGAGGCAATCTTTTCGGCTTCGCTCCTCGCTTTTGTTCAATTATAAATAAAAAACCACTTTGATGGAGATTTGTAGCATCATTCAAGTAAATACAGATTGAGATCGTAGAAACATGAGCTTGTGATATAGCTACACCTAATTCCGGACCGGTTAATGCAAGAACTATAAATAAAGGACCAGGATCTCCTATAAAAAAGAAAATATCATTCATACATAGCATAGTCCAAGCGAACCCACTTAAAATCTTTACTGAACTATGACCGGCCATCATATTAGCAAATAAACGTATTCCTGAGCTTAATGCGCGAAAACAATGAGGAATTAGCTCAAGGAGTACTAAAAAAGGTGCTAACGGCAGTGGGACTCCTGCGGGTAATGATAAGCTTAAAAAATGAAGCCCATTTCTTTGAAATCCCACTATAGTAATGCCAATAAAAATAGAGAATGAGAGACCCAAAGTAATGAGAAAATGACTTGTAACTGTGAAGCTATAAGGTATCATACCCTGGGGATTACGAAATAACGAAAAAGTAAAAGTGACCGAGATGCGAGGGAAAAACTTTTGTTTAACATTTCCGGAAAGACCACCTATTTGCTCGTTTACCAGGTTCGGCACGAAATCATAAATAAGCTCTACCAGGGATTGCCAAGCATTTGGTACTGAGTTTCCTCCTCCGTTTTTAGTAACAAAATGAACCAGAAGTAGGACCAAACTGAGAGTTAGCAGCATAAACAAAGATGGATTTGTGAATGAGAAATACAAGTTTCCTATATTCATAGGAATCAATGGGAGAATGGCAAATTGCTCAAGTGGGCTGTTGGGCGTAATCGTAAGAAACACTTTTCATTTCATCCCTGTAGTTCCGCTTCTTGCTCTAAAAATGAAGAAAGACTTGTCGTAAATCGCCGGTTGGGTTGGTCCAACCAAGAAAGGCATGGGAGTCTTTGGGCATTAATGAACACAACACTCAGTCAGCTTTTTCTATTTATTCCGCCTTCTCCGGTGTCTGTTCTCTTACGAGATTTTTTTATTTCACCAAATCGGGTCTAAGCTATAGTACAGTTTTTTCAGGTGTGGTGTGCTTTGCTTTGGTGTAACGGGGGGCTGGGGCCAAAAAAAGACTTCACCGGGTGTCCTCTCCTCTCGTCAGGCAGCTATCTCGAGCTCACTGAACACTAACTTGATCCTTATTCTTTTGAGAACTTTTCCTTTAGCTTTGTGTAATTGAGCTTGACTTAGTTGGTTTCAAAGGGGCCCCGTGGCAGGCAACCAAGTCTTAAAACCATCACTCCTTTGTTTTCCGGAACTGCTTGCTGAGATCGGCATAAAAGATAGGGATCGGATGGAGGGATTTCTCAACCTCTATTTCTTTCACTTGAACACAGAAGTGAGCTACCTCTATTCTATTTGAAGTAACGGATTCACCTGCCTGCCTTAGACAGAGACGAAGCCTAGCTTTCTTCCTCCACTTATGAACTAGAACCATCCCACAGATCAGATTTCAAACCTTACTTGAAACTCTTTCTCGCCTAACATCTCTCCGTGCCTTATGAACATTGATTTGCCCTCGAGTAGCTGAACTAGGGGAACTCAAAACTAGCTACTAGGAAAAAAGACCACTATTTGAACATCAAGCTTGTGGACAAGTTGCTCCCCTTTCTGATGAATAACAAGAAGAAAGGTGTAGGCTGACATCTCGAACAACAGTGAAGGAAAGAGCGACCTAATATTAGTCGGCAACTTTTTTGAACTTTGTCTCATTCATTTGACGCAATGTTTGAATACTTTTCCAGGGTGGAGTCCACGTCATCCCTTGTTCAAGGGGAATCCGTGAAACACAGGGAAGGTACCGACGAATTATCGAATGTAAAAAAATGAATTTGACAAGTGATAATTGATCTAATACCTTATCCAAGTCTTTAACAGGCTCTTGTATAGATTTAAATGTATCTTTACTAATCTTCTTTGCAATAGCGGTTGACAGTAAAGAATGATAAATAAATCTTAACAAGAAGATCTGCTTTCTCATCCTTCCTATACATCATTTTACGATAGAAGGACGGGATAATCCTTGGATAGCCTGTGCGTGTCAAGGATATTGGTACAGGTAGCAGCTCCGGTGGTCTTTTATCACCACCGTAAGCAGTCTGAAGAGATGACCCACACTGTTTAAGATATAAAGACGTGTGGAGAAATCCTGACTTTTTAGCTAACTGTATAAT
The DNA window shown above is from Ziziphus jujuba mitochondrion, complete genome and carries:
- the rps12 gene encoding ribosomal protein S12, with amino-acid sequence MPTLNQLIRHGREEKRRTDRTRASDQCPQKQGVRPRVSTRTPKKPNSAPRKIAKVRLSNRHDIFAHIPGEGHNSQEHSMVLIRGGRVKDLPGVKSHCIRGVKDLLGIPDRRRGRSKYGAEKPKSI
- the atp6 gene encoding ATPase subunit 6, with amino-acid sequence MITPNSPLEQFAILPLIPMNIGNLYFSFTNPSLFMLLTLSLVLLLVHFVTKNGGGNSVPNAWQSLVELIYDFVPNLVNEQIGGLSGNVKQKFFPRISVTFTFSLFRNPQGMIPYSFTVTSHFLITLGLSFSIFIGITIVGFQRNGLHFLSLSLPAGVPLPLAPFLVLLELIPHCFRALSSGIRLFANMMAGHSSVKILSGFAWTMLCMNDIFFFIGDPGPLFIVLALTGPELGVAISQAHVSTISICIYLNDATNLHQ
- the nad3 gene encoding NADH dehydrogenase subunit 3 → MSEFAPICIYLVISSLVSLIPLGVPFPFASNSSTYPEKLSAYECGFDPSGDARSRFDIRFYLVSILFIILDPEVTFSFPWAVPLNKIDPFGSWSMMAFLLILTIGSLYEWKRGASDRE